ATGCTGTGCAGCGGCCACTGGTAGTGCTCGGTGGCCTCCAGCGTGGCGCGCAGGCAGTGTTCGGGGTTGTACACCGCGTTGGGCATGAAGTTGATCGACAGCAGCGCCGGCAACGCGATCGCCGCGGCGCATTCGATCGCCTTGATCCGGCAGGCCTGGTCGAACGCATAGCGGTTGCGCTCGTCCACCGCGCCGAGAATGCTCGCGGCCGAGGCGCCGTCGACGCCGCGCACCAGCGCTTCGCCGGCGTAGATGCGGCGCGTGGCTACATCGACAATGGGTTGAAAGGCCATGGTAATGGCGGTGGGAAAGTCCTGGCCATCGCGGCAGGCACGGCAAACGGGGAGAGTAGGCATCGGCGAGCAATCGTGCAGTGACAGACAACCCTAGTCCTATCGGCCGCACGGCGGTGTCTTTGAGGGACGATGTTGCAGGCCATCACCACCGCTGCCGTCGCGCTCGGCGATACTGCGGCCATCTTCAGGATTGGACGCCCCATGACCGCGCTCACCGAACGTTATGCCCAGGCCGTGGATTACGCCCGCATTGCCCACGCCGGGCAGCTGCGCAAGGGCACGCAGATCCCGTACCTGAGCCATTTACTTGGCGTGTCCACCCTGGTGCTGGAATGCGGCGGTGACGAGGACCAGGCCATCGCCGGCCTGCTGCACGATGTGGTGGAAGACTGCGGCGGCGGCCATGAGGGCTCGATTCGCGCGCAGTTCGGCGATGCGGTGGCCGATATCGTGATGGCCTGCACCGACGCCACCGCCGAGGACAAGGCCGACGTGGACAACACCGCCAGCGCCCGCAAGCGCGACTGGCGCGAGCGCAAGCAGTCCTACCTGGCGCATCTGCGCAAGACGCCCGAGCGCGCACTGCTGGTGTCCGGCTGCGACAAGCTCTACAACGCCCGCACCATCGTGCAGGATCTGGAAAACCCCGACGTGGGCCAGGAGATCTTCAACGTGTTCACCGCCGGGCGCGATGGCACGCTGTGGTACTACGCTGCGCTGGAAGAGATCTTCCGCACCCGCAAGGCCGCCACCGCGCGCCTGTTCAGCGGCGTGGTGGCGCGCATGCAGGCACTGGCCGACAGCTCCATCGACACCGTGCCTGCGCACGCGGTGGCCTGACCGGCGCAGCGGTGCAATCACGGTGGATCGGGCACAAGCGCTGACGCGCGCTGCATGTGTGGCGCGCTAGGCTGGCGCACTGTCCAGTTGTCGGTTTGGTGTCATGTCCAGCTCAGCGTCTTCTCCTGTCCCCGGCCTGGTGCGCGTGCGTGGTGCGCGCGAGCACAACCTCAAGAACGTGGACGTGGATATCCCGCGCGATGCGCTGGTGGTGTTTACCGGCGTGTCCGGCTCGGGCAAGTCGTCGCTGGCCTTCGGCACCTTGTTTGCCGAAGCGCAGCGGCGCTATCTGGATTCGATCTCGCCGTATGCGCGGCGTCTGATCGACCAGGTCGGCGTGCCCGAAGTGGATGCCATCGACGGCCTGCCGCCGGCGGTGGCACTGCAGCAGGCGCGCGGCGCGCCGAGTGCGCGCTCCTCGGTGGGCAGCGTGACCACCATCTCCAACTCGCTGCGCATGCTGTATTCGCGCGCCGGCCAGTACCCACCGGGGCAGGAGATCATTTATGCGGATGGGTTTTCGCCGAATACGCCGGCCGGTGCCTGCCCCACCTGCCACGGCCTGGGGCGCATCTACGACGCCACCGAGGCCAGCATGGTGCCGGACCGCAGCCTGAGCATCCGCGAGCGCGCGGTGGCCGCCTGGCCGGGCGCGTGGCACGGGCAGAACCAGCGCGACATCCTCACCACGCTCGGTATTGATGTGGACGTGCCATGGACCAAGTTGCCGAAGAAAACGCGCGACTGGATTCTCTACACCGACGAGCAGCCGGTGGCGCCGGTGTACGCCGGCTACGACCTGGACGAGGTCAGGCGCGCGCTCAAGCGCAAGGAAGAGCCCAGCTACATGGGCACCTTCACCAGTGCGCGGCGCTACGTGCTGCACACCTTTGCCATCACACAGAGCGCGCAGATGAAAAAGCGCGTGGCGCAGTATCTGATCAGCACGCAGTGCCCGCAGTGCGATGGCAAGCGGCTGCGCCGCGAGGCGTTGTCGGTGACCTTTGCCGGGCTGGATATCGGCGCGCTGTCGCAGCGCCCGCTGGATGAGGTGGCCGAGCTGTTGCGCCCGGCCGCCGAAGCCACACCCGCCACGCAGGCCGCGCAGGGCAAACGCAAGCGCAGCGCCACAGCCGAACATCCCGAACAGGTAATCGCCGCGCAACGTATCGCCGAAGACCTGCGCGCGCGCATCGCGGTGGTGCAGGCGCTGGGCCTGGGGTATCTCACGCTGGAGCGCAGCACGCCCACGCTGTCGCCGGGTGAGTTGCAGCGCCTGCGTCTGGCCACGCAGATCCGTTCGCAATTGTTCGGCGTGGTGTACGTGATGGACGAGCCCTCGGCCGGCCTGCATCCGGCCGATGCGCAGGCCTTGCTCGGCGCACTGGATCAGCTCAAGGCGGCCGGTAATTCGGTGTTCGTGGTGGAACACGAGGTGGACGTGATCCGCCATGCGGACTGGATCGTGGACGTGGGCCCTGCGGCTGGCGTGCATGGCGGGCAGGTGCTCTACAGCGGCCCGCCTGCAGGATTGGAACAGGTGGACGCCTCATCCACGCGGCGCTATCTGTTCGGCACGCCGCCGCAGGTGCACAGCCATGCGCGCGATGCCACCGGGTGGCTGCAGCTGCGCGGCATCACCCGCAACAATGTGCGCGCGTTGGATGTGGACTTGCCGCTGGGCGTGTTCACCACCGTCACCGGTGTGTCCGGCTCGGGCAAGTCGTCGTTGGTGAGCCAGGCGCTGGTGGAATTGCTGGCCGCCCATCTTGGGCAAACGCAGGCAGAGGAAGACGAGGCGCTGGATCCGCTGGAGCGTGGCACGCAGGTGCCGCTGGGTGGCGCGATCGTCGGTGGGCTCGATCAGGTGCGTCGGCTGGTGCGCGTGGACCAGAAACCGATCGGCCGCACACCGCGTTCGAATCTGGCCACGTACACCGGCCTGTTCGATCCGGTACGCAAGCTATTCGCCGCCACGCCGGCCGCGCGTCGCCGCCGTTACGACCCGGGGCAGTTTTCGTTCAATGTCGCCAAGGGCCGCTGCGCCACCTGCGAAGGCGAAGGCTCGGTGCACGTGGAATTGCTGTTCATGCCCAGCGTCTACGCACCGTGCCCCACCTGCCATGGCGCGCGCTACAACGCCAAGACCCTGGAGATCGAACTGCGTGGCCACAGCATCGCGCAGGTGTTGGAAATGACGGTGGACCAAGCCGCCACATTCTTTGCCGAAGACGCCAGCGTGCTGCGTCCGTTGCAGGTGTTGCGCGAAGTAGGGCTGGGCTATCTGCGGCTCGGCCAGCCGGCCACTGAACTCTCCGGTGGCGAGGCGCAGCGCATCAAGCTGGCCACCGAACTGCAACGCGCGCAGCGGCGCGACACCGTCTATGTGCTGGACGAGCCGACCACCGGCCTGCATCCGGCCGACGTGGATACCTTGATGCGCCAGCTGCAAGGCCTGGTGGCGGCGGGCAATACGGTGATCGTGGTCGAACACGATATGCGCGTGGCCGCCAGCAGCGACTGGGTGCTGGACATGGGGCCGGGCGCTGGTGGTGCGGGCGGCCATGTTGTGGTGGCGGGTACACCTGATGTGGTTGCACGGCATCGCGGCAGCCTGACTGCTCCCTTTCTCGGGGCGCTGATCTGTTTGATGATAGAGGTCGCAGTTGGACGACAACGCGCCGTCTAAGTGTCAAGAAGGTTCGCTAGCTCGCGCAGAGTTTCGCATGTGCATTTCCGCACCGAAATAATCGAACTAAGGTAATCGGGACTAACCCAAGCTGGGTGTCTAGGGTTCTTAGGACACTATGTGCCCGCGCGATGTGCCAACTCTTCTGGGAGGGAGACGGGCATGTGCTTGATTGTGGAAGATGCAACGGTACCGGCGTCGGTCTGTATTGATCACGATGCTTATGTTTCGGCCAGCAGTGCGCGTGCAAACACCGCGCGCGATGGTCTAGATGGACCGCGCTGCGTGACTGTGCGCTCGGCTTGCGCAGCTGGGGACGTAAGCACTGCTTCGCCTCAGCGGTCGGATGCCTTGTGCATCTCCGGTATCGCAGCGGTTCGAATGCATTTCCAGCCAGCGATCGGACCCATGCATTTTCTGGCGTCGTGGATTCGCACGCCTGCTGCATAGCCGCGCGTGGGCGTTGCAGAGAATGCGAGATCGTCGTCAGTAGATGCCGATGTCTAGTATCCATATATTTGGGCTATTCAAATGACCTTACCGGATTCGATCACACGTTCGAGTCAGTCGCGACAAACGCCAACGCTGGAGCCTGCAGAACCAGCGACGGCTTCACCGCAGAGTAGGCCTGCACCCGAGACTGCGGCCGACATCCTGGGCGCCTTGCCTGCACGGGCGGGGCGCAGGGCATCCAGTAAGACCGCCAATGCTGCGCTCCACGTGCAGAACGTTTCATCGCATGGTGGACGGCGGGCTCGCATGCACCTTGAGGGCGCGGCTGCCGCAGACGGCGATGTCACGAGCTTGATGGAGGCGTGTCTGGCGCGTCGGCCCGTCGTTCACAGCGAATCCAGTCTGGGTGGCGGTGGACGTCTGTTGCGCTACATGCCGGATCGTGACGACTCGCGCATGCCACGCAACGAGGCGTTCTTCACCACCATCCCCGGCTTGCTGATCGCAGCTCTTACCGTGCATCCGGCGGTCGAGCGCCGCACCGGTACTACGCCGACGGCCGACCAGGTCGCCAGTCAGCTGGCCGATCCGCCGATCGGCCAGCTGACCGGCATCTGGCAGGCTGCCGACGGGCAATGTTTCGCCCTGCGTGCCAACCAACTGCATCGTGTCGAGGCGTCCGGGCACTGGGCAGCCGTACCGCTGCCACCGGCATGTGATGCGATTGCTCATCTCTGCATGCTTGGCCGGCAGGCCGATGGCGGTGTGTACGTCCGTGCAGGCGAGCTGTGCTGGCGTGCCGGCAACGAGCAGATGTCCATCGCGGTGGGCCCGACGCCCGAAGGCGCCTTGCTGCGGTTCGATGCGGACGGCAGGCCATGCATGCTCCATGCTGGTGTACTGCGCCGCTGCGATGACGATCAGCCCGGCCGGGTCGTGGAACTGACGCGTCCGGTAGCTGGCGGCCCGGCCTTCGAGTCGACACCTGCGATGCCTGTGGATGTGTTGCCACTGGCGCATGCCGCTGTCTTGGTGCTTGATGACAAGGGACGTGTGTATGAAGCCGACATGCGCGGGAGCGGGCCGATTGTCGCGCGACGATTGACGTTGCCTCGCCCGATGGGCAGCGAGCAGGGCTGGGCGGTGACCTCCATGGGGTTGTCGACCGATCACAGCGTGCATCTTCTGCTCGAACACAGCGACGGCAGGCGCATCTCGCTGCAGCGGCCGGCAGGGCAAGCGCAGTTCCAGCCGGCGTTCATGCTGGATCGTCCGTTGTTGCTCATGCGCAGCGAGGGGCTGCAGATGCCTGCGGATGAGGCGATGCAGTCGCGGGTGGTGCTTGATGGGCACGCGCAACTGGGACATCTGGACGGCGTACTGCATTACTCGCCTTCTCCGAACCAGCCATGGGAGCGGCTGACGCTTCCCGGCGGCGCGCCGTTGACCGGCGTTGTCTCCCTGCATAGCGGTCCGCGCGGTTTTGTCGATCGTCGTCCGGTGTTCGCACTGCTGGCCGCACCGTCCCGATTGGTCGAGCTCAAGCTTCCCGGGCGCACCACCTGGCTGGCTGCTCATGCGGCGCCCAGCACACCCTCGGGTGGGCCGCTCGCCGTGGTGCCGGACGTGGTGGAGGTGCGTTGCCTGCCGATCGCCCGCTTCGATGAAGACATCGCGCAGGCGGCGGTGCATGCAGACCGCAGCGCTGTGGTGATGGCCGCCTCGGGGCGATTGATCAAGGTCGATGCGGATCGAAACAGCGGGGACGTGCCCGCGCTGGAAGGCGTTGTCGCGATCGCGGTGGGATTGGATGATGCCTTGTACGCCTTGAGCCAACCCGGCGATGGATCTGCACACGTGCACCGTCTTTCGCACGACCATGACCGGTGGGAGGCTTTTCCGGTTACGTTGCCGCAGACCTCGCCACTCCCGAGTGCGCTGCGAACCACGCGTACCGGACAGCTGCAGTTACGGCTCGGCGCGCAGTGGCACACGGTGCTGCCAGCGATGACCGGTCCCGACCGGGCCCGCTTGCCTGCACGCGTGGCTGCGCATGCGTCGCCTGATGACGTGGCCGTTTCCGGCACCCAGTCCGGCTCCAATGCACGGGTCAATCGGCAGCAGGCAAGCCGTCTCAGGACACCGGACCACGATGCGGCGGTCAGCACCACGTTGCTGGGGACCACCTCTACCGATCCACTGAGCCTGCGCTCGAATGCACGGGTGCTCGCACAGAGCGGCCGCGCGCAGGCCGCTGCGCTCGTAAAGGTGCTCACGGACGTTGCCGGTGGCACTGCGCGTGCCGTGGCCGGGTGGACTGGCGTTGGATACGCGCCCACCACGCAGCAACGGCGGCTCGCCCGTTTCCGTTCCGAGGCAGAGCAGGTCCTGTCTTTGGCGCTTGAGATGTTCGACACCTTGCCGGTACTGGCAGAGGCGCGTATTGCCGGTGCCGCAGGTCCGCACCAGCCTGCCGCGCTGTCGCAGAGCCAGCACGAACGACTTACGACGCTGCGTAAAACAACCTTGGCTGGCTTGCTGCGCGATCTGCGCAAGATCGGGTTCCGTGAGGGCGTTCTGGCTGCCGATTTCTCCATGGCGGATGGCGGGTGCACCCAGCGCGCGAGTTCGACCGCAAGTTATCGCGCCGCCGAGCTTTGGCGGCGGGCGCGTTCGGCCGTGATGCGCACGACGGTACAGAACAGCGATGACATGTTGCCGCACTTGGATCGTTGCATCGCTGCGCTGGCCGGCGGTGCGTCGCTGCATCCGCAGGCGTTGACCGCTATGGAGCATGCACAACTGGCCGAATTGCGCGAGGTCAGTCATCGGCTCAAGGCTGCCGGGGTCAGATTGCCGATCCGAAATGGTCGCGCCACCGATGCGTCGAGTGATCCGCATGCCCTGCGCAGTGCATGCCTGCTCGCAAGTCTGATGGAGTACAACGCGTTGCTGGATGTCGATGATGCGGCGGCGCTGGAGGCGGCCGACGCAAGGCAGCGGCAATCCGGGCTGCGAGCCCTGGCGAAGCTGGGTCTGTCGTCATGGCGTGAATTGGAGGCCTTCGACGACGTGGTGACCACCTTCCGCGAGGAAGTCGCCACCCCGGGGAGCGCGCGTCAGCTGCAATTGCTCAAGAGCATCGGCCTGTCGCCAGGCGCGGCCCCGGACGAAATGGCTGCGCGCATGATCGATGTGTTGCAGGACCTGTTCAATCGCAGCACGTTCTTCACAAGCAGAGTGCGCTCTGCCGAGCTGCGCGGCTCGCTCGGTTCTACGCAATGGATGGATCTCAATCCGGTCAGCGTCGGCATGGGCGGCGAAGCCATCCACGCGCTGGGTGTCGAACGCATCGGCGACTCGAAGGACGGCGATGCGGGACTGGTTGCCTTCTTCGTTCGGCATGCCAAAGCGACCGCGTCAGGGACGGCAGGCATACGCATTGATCTCCGGCCTGGCCCAGGAACCGGCGCACATGTCTACGATGCGGATCCTGCACGGACCTTGTCGGCGACGTGGGGCGGGGCGGCAAATCTCAGCGCAGGCGGTACCTACCAACATGGCGTGGGCGCAGCCGTCATCCTCTCGCCATCGACGATTCCTGAGTTCGCCAGGCTGTTGTTTGATCGTCATGATGACGATACCACCAAGCTATTGCGTGCAGGCGTGAACGAGGGGGCGATCGGGCTGGATCTGTTCGAAACCAATGCCAATGGATCGCTCAACGTCAACCTGACCTTACAGCCGCTCGCGGTGCGGCATTCTTACGGTCCAAGACAGCCCGTCGCACCCAACGCCGCGCCAGACGCAGCCGGCACCGACAACCCGCGTAGCGCAGTCTCGGCCTCCTTGCCGTTCAGCATGACGGCGCAGGCCGGTGTGCAATGGAGCCAGATGGAGCTGCATCTGGACCATGCGTGGCAAGAGATCATCGGACTCGAGTTCCAGGGCCGCGTCGGCCTCACTGCCGAGGTCAGCAGCGGCATCAATCTCTCGGGCGCATTGACGTCGGTGCTTGGCCGAAATTTCGCACGGCTGGTCAACGCGGTTACCGGTGCCGGCAATCTGCAGTTGGCCGGTGTTCGAGTGGCCTCCAGCGACGTGCAACTGCCGACCGATGCGCCATTGGACGATACGCGCACCGGTCCTTTGCTGGGGACCGCCAGCTACAAGCGCACGCTTGACACGCAAGCCGCCCAGCCGATTAGCCCGCAGGCATGGGACGCGATGCGCAAACGGCTCGAAGAGATCATCCCGGAGAGCATGGCCGAACTTGATGGAATGCGATATCCGGCGACACCTGGCGAGCGACGGGACGTACTGCTGAAAGCAATCGAACGTATTCAGGGGGCGCAGGCGCGTGCGATCGAAGCTGGCGCCTTGCTGGAGGGTCCGGCGCTGGCACAACAACGTGCGTGCGCCGAACAAGCCACCCTTGCCGAGGCGTCCTCGCTATGGAAGGGCGGCTCGCCCTCCGAGCGCGCGGCCATGGTCGACCTGCTGCACCAGTTGCGGCAAGAGGACGCTGCCGCCATCCAGCAGCGTGCGCGCATCATTCCTGGCGCACGTGTGGAGATCAACATGTTCGGGCGCGAATCGCTCGACGCGGTGGTCAGCCATGCCATTGGTCATTACGCGCTTGGCGAGAAAATGCGCGACGTTGCGGAGCTGCGTCGCAAGATTCCCGGGCTGGGCGAGGTATTGCAGAGGTTCAAGGATGTTCCCAACGTGAATCAGGTTCGCTTCGTGTTCGAAATGCGGCCCCAGGCAATTGTCGCGATCAACGACGCGCTGGAGGTCAAACAGCACGCGCAGGCTGCAGCCGCACTGGGATTGCGGGAGCCCGCAGGTGCAATGGCCTGGCGTGATGCGCTCGTTGCCGCGCAGCGGTCGCCGGATCTCTACCGTCTGGCGGCTATCGCTGTGCACAATACCGACGAAAACCCGGTGACCAGTCGCGTCGGCCTGCCGCTGCTGAATGTGGCAGCTACGGCAGTGTCGTCGCACCAGCTGTTCGAGGCAGAGATCCAGTTCCGTTATGGGCTGTACGATCGTATCGAGGGCGCCGAAGTGCTCGAGGCAGGAGTACGTGCACTGCGACAGTCACTGGACCCTTTGCAGGTGGTGGGTGTGCAGGCGCTCGGGCAACGTCAGAGGGCGAACATTCCCTCATCCGTTCCGGTCTCGCCGCGCGGCGAACGGCCCAGGCTGAAGGAAGCGCGCGACCTGGAATTCGAACGCCATCTCCAGATGGGCGTCGTGCCGGTTGGCCCACACCTGCGCGCCTTGACGCGCGACCT
The nucleotide sequence above comes from Xanthomonas campestris pv. campestris str. ATCC 33913. Encoded proteins:
- a CDS encoding transducer protein car, whose protein sequence is MTLPDSITRSSQSRQTPTLEPAEPATASPQSRPAPETAADILGALPARAGRRASSKTANAALHVQNVSSHGGRRARMHLEGAAAADGDVTSLMEACLARRPVVHSESSLGGGGRLLRYMPDRDDSRMPRNEAFFTTIPGLLIAALTVHPAVERRTGTTPTADQVASQLADPPIGQLTGIWQAADGQCFALRANQLHRVEASGHWAAVPLPPACDAIAHLCMLGRQADGGVYVRAGELCWRAGNEQMSIAVGPTPEGALLRFDADGRPCMLHAGVLRRCDDDQPGRVVELTRPVAGGPAFESTPAMPVDVLPLAHAAVLVLDDKGRVYEADMRGSGPIVARRLTLPRPMGSEQGWAVTSMGLSTDHSVHLLLEHSDGRRISLQRPAGQAQFQPAFMLDRPLLLMRSEGLQMPADEAMQSRVVLDGHAQLGHLDGVLHYSPSPNQPWERLTLPGGAPLTGVVSLHSGPRGFVDRRPVFALLAAPSRLVELKLPGRTTWLAAHAAPSTPSGGPLAVVPDVVEVRCLPIARFDEDIAQAAVHADRSAVVMAASGRLIKVDADRNSGDVPALEGVVAIAVGLDDALYALSQPGDGSAHVHRLSHDHDRWEAFPVTLPQTSPLPSALRTTRTGQLQLRLGAQWHTVLPAMTGPDRARLPARVAAHASPDDVAVSGTQSGSNARVNRQQASRLRTPDHDAAVSTTLLGTTSTDPLSLRSNARVLAQSGRAQAAALVKVLTDVAGGTARAVAGWTGVGYAPTTQQRRLARFRSEAEQVLSLALEMFDTLPVLAEARIAGAAGPHQPAALSQSQHERLTTLRKTTLAGLLRDLRKIGFREGVLAADFSMADGGCTQRASSTASYRAAELWRRARSAVMRTTVQNSDDMLPHLDRCIAALAGGASLHPQALTAMEHAQLAELREVSHRLKAAGVRLPIRNGRATDASSDPHALRSACLLASLMEYNALLDVDDAAALEAADARQRQSGLRALAKLGLSSWRELEAFDDVVTTFREEVATPGSARQLQLLKSIGLSPGAAPDEMAARMIDVLQDLFNRSTFFTSRVRSAELRGSLGSTQWMDLNPVSVGMGGEAIHALGVERIGDSKDGDAGLVAFFVRHAKATASGTAGIRIDLRPGPGTGAHVYDADPARTLSATWGGAANLSAGGTYQHGVGAAVILSPSTIPEFARLLFDRHDDDTTKLLRAGVNEGAIGLDLFETNANGSLNVNLTLQPLAVRHSYGPRQPVAPNAAPDAAGTDNPRSAVSASLPFSMTAQAGVQWSQMELHLDHAWQEIIGLEFQGRVGLTAEVSSGINLSGALTSVLGRNFARLVNAVTGAGNLQLAGVRVASSDVQLPTDAPLDDTRTGPLLGTASYKRTLDTQAAQPISPQAWDAMRKRLEEIIPESMAELDGMRYPATPGERRDVLLKAIERIQGAQARAIEAGALLEGPALAQQRACAEQATLAEASSLWKGGSPSERAAMVDLLHQLRQEDAAAIQQRARIIPGARVEINMFGRESLDAVVSHAIGHYALGEKMRDVAELRRKIPGLGEVLQRFKDVPNVNQVRFVFEMRPQAIVAINDALEVKQHAQAAAALGLREPAGAMAWRDALVAAQRSPDLYRLAAIAVHNTDENPVTSRVGLPLLNVAATAVSSHQLFEAEIQFRYGLYDRIEGAEVLEAGVRALRQSLDPLQVVGVQALGQRQRANIPSSVPVSPRGERPRLKEARDLEFERHLQMGVVPVGPHLRALTRDLTRFEEQTQRTVAQYLAHDALADAVSGAQANVGERINQLLARLAPADDGVTEAAITGSGLHRRLASLQACRDAVHQATDALDKAYDDFRTHMDASRAENRDIAAVQHAFEFLQRAAECDHTLVSAVDVLLRRTAEIYEVQDRELRDMDDRLDDLLPRLDGLGQASELERRAFEDAEQRLVEVRNEALQVLDRHAGGTDAAKAIDAEGKAEAIKTLEDAMKDALQQMAATRDRIAELVSLKDSLCARLADDVGALRDIDEHTLAARSVVMQARDLGAGAHAAIVAMLKELSDDDAPGQDVAGSQITSGQE
- a CDS encoding HD domain-containing protein translates to MTALTERYAQAVDYARIAHAGQLRKGTQIPYLSHLLGVSTLVLECGGDEDQAIAGLLHDVVEDCGGGHEGSIRAQFGDAVADIVMACTDATAEDKADVDNTASARKRDWRERKQSYLAHLRKTPERALLVSGCDKLYNARTIVQDLENPDVGQEIFNVFTAGRDGTLWYYAALEEIFRTRKAATARLFSGVVARMQALADSSIDTVPAHAVA
- a CDS encoding excinuclease ABC subunit UvrA; translated protein: MSSSASSPVPGLVRVRGAREHNLKNVDVDIPRDALVVFTGVSGSGKSSLAFGTLFAEAQRRYLDSISPYARRLIDQVGVPEVDAIDGLPPAVALQQARGAPSARSSVGSVTTISNSLRMLYSRAGQYPPGQEIIYADGFSPNTPAGACPTCHGLGRIYDATEASMVPDRSLSIRERAVAAWPGAWHGQNQRDILTTLGIDVDVPWTKLPKKTRDWILYTDEQPVAPVYAGYDLDEVRRALKRKEEPSYMGTFTSARRYVLHTFAITQSAQMKKRVAQYLISTQCPQCDGKRLRREALSVTFAGLDIGALSQRPLDEVAELLRPAAEATPATQAAQGKRKRSATAEHPEQVIAAQRIAEDLRARIAVVQALGLGYLTLERSTPTLSPGELQRLRLATQIRSQLFGVVYVMDEPSAGLHPADAQALLGALDQLKAAGNSVFVVEHEVDVIRHADWIVDVGPAAGVHGGQVLYSGPPAGLEQVDASSTRRYLFGTPPQVHSHARDATGWLQLRGITRNNVRALDVDLPLGVFTTVTGVSGSGKSSLVSQALVELLAAHLGQTQAEEDEALDPLERGTQVPLGGAIVGGLDQVRRLVRVDQKPIGRTPRSNLATYTGLFDPVRKLFAATPAARRRRYDPGQFSFNVAKGRCATCEGEGSVHVELLFMPSVYAPCPTCHGARYNAKTLEIELRGHSIAQVLEMTVDQAATFFAEDASVLRPLQVLREVGLGYLRLGQPATELSGGEAQRIKLATELQRAQRRDTVYVLDEPTTGLHPADVDTLMRQLQGLVAAGNTVIVVEHDMRVAASSDWVLDMGPGAGGAGGHVVVAGTPDVVARHRGSLTAPFLGALICLMIEVAVGRQRAV